Proteins found in one Lycium ferocissimum isolate CSIRO_LF1 chromosome 6, AGI_CSIRO_Lferr_CH_V1, whole genome shotgun sequence genomic segment:
- the LOC132061348 gene encoding uncharacterized protein LOC132061348, producing the protein MANAAKRIRHRVRGAKGDQRTSPSGPAGSKFKSVDYSHTPRAQNRFADALAIIASMIQRPESTHIDPLEIILREEQAHCAYEEAEPDGQPWYTDIKAYLEKGEYPPESSANQKKTIKRLANGFFLNKEILYKRTPDLGFLRSVDAEEATKLLKEVHTGACGPHMNGFVLAKKILRT; encoded by the exons ATGGCAAATGCTGCTAAGCGAATTCGACATCGTGTACGTGGCGCAAAAGGCGATCAAAGGACAAGCCCTAGCGGACCTGCTGGTAGCAA ATTCAAGAGTGTTGACTACAGCCATACTCCAAGGGCTCAGAATAGGTTCGCAGACGCATTGGCCATAATAGCGTCTATGATCCAACGCCCTGAGAGCACCCACATTGATCCGTTAGAGATCATACTGAGAGAAGAGCAGGCTCACTGCGCCTATGAAGAGGCCGAGCCAGATGGCCAACCATGGTACACCGACATTAAGGCCTACCTGGAAAAAGGGGAGTATCCCCCAGAGAGTTCAGCAAATCAAAAGAAGACCATCAAGAGATTGGCCAATGGTTTTTTCTTGAACAAGGAAATACTATACAAAAGGACCCCTGATCTCGGGTTTCTCAGATCCGTGGATGCTGAAGAGGCCACAAAATTGCTAAAAGAAGTGCACACGGGGGCATGCGGaccccacatgaatggattcGTCCTTGCTAAGAAAATCCTAAGGACATGA